The genomic region GAAGACACAGCCAATGGGTGTATCCCAGCATGGCGGCGACGATACCAATACCGGTGCCCGCTAGCGCCGCCTTAGTTGCTGCCCATGCCATTTCCCCAACGACGATATCCCCTAGCGTGAGCTGTGTGTACAACATTGCTTCCCAGGTGCGTTGGCCCTGCATTCGGCCGAAGGCCGCATAGATAGTCTCGAAGGTTGCAGCAGTCATCGCGCTTGTCGCGATCATTCCAGCCGCCAAAAATGCAGTGTACGATACGCCGTCAACGCGCCCTACCATCACTCCCAATCCAGCGCCGAGCCCGAATAGGTAAATTATAGGATCGGCTAGATTCCCGAGAATGGATGCCAGCGCCGCTTTTTTCCAAGCAAGATAGTTTCTGCGCCAAACTGCGAGCCAGTTCAAACCGCCGGCGGGTAATGTTGCTACGCCCATCGTCTACTTCTCCATCTCGCGTCCGGTTAACCGCAAGAAGACATCCTCTAAATTTGGTGGACGCTCCAGCAAACGCAGGCCAGAATATCCACGCAGTTGCGCGCGCACCTGCTCTGGATCAGGCGTGTAGCAGAACAGGGTCTCTCCGCTGATTTCCAGTCGGCTAGCATTTGGCCTGATCAAAAGACTAAGCTCCTGCGGGTCGCCACCGAAAATTTCGATCACGGGACAGCCAATCTGCTCCTCGATCAGGGCATGCGGGCGGCCTTCGGCGATCTTTCGCCCAGCTTCAAGCACGCACAGCCGGTCGCACAACCGCTCAGCCTCTTCCATGATATGGGTGGTCAGAAGAATTGTCTTGCCGCGTGCCAGCAGCGATCGAAGTCGTTCCCAGATCAAGTGGCGCGCGTGTGGGTCGAGACCAGTGGTCGGCTCGTCCAAAATGAGTAGCTGCGGGTCATTAATGAGCGCACGCGCCAATGTGAGGCGCCGCTTCATCCCTCCAGATAGGTCTGCCACACGCGTATTCGCCTTGCTCTCAAGTCTCGCAAATTCAAGCAGCGACGAGATGACGGTTTCGATTTCTCTGGTGCTCATGCGGAAGTAGCGGCCGTATACCAAAAGGTTTTCGCGGACCGTGAATTCCAGGTCAAGATTATCGAACTGAGACACGATCCCGATTTTCGCTCGTGCCAAGCGAACTTGACCCGGTTCCTGCGCTCCGAGTATAGTGATCGTGCCTCCACTTGGCGACGTCATCCCTAGGATCATACGGGTGATTGTACTTTTACCTGCGCCGTTCGGCCCTAAAAGACCAAAACATTCTCCGGC from Rhizobium indicum harbors:
- a CDS encoding ABC transporter permease, producing the protein MGVATLPAGGLNWLAVWRRNYLAWKKAALASILGNLADPIIYLFGLGAGLGVMVGRVDGVSYTAFLAAGMIATSAMTAATFETIYAAFGRMQGQRTWEAMLYTQLTLGDIVVGEMAWAATKAALAGTGIGIVAAMLGYTHWLCLLYALPVIALTGLAFASLGMVVTALAPSYDYFIFYQTLVITPMLFLSGAVFPVDQLPVAFQQIAAFLPLAHSIDLIRPTMLGQPIANVCLHIGVLCIYIVVPFLVSTALLRRRLMR
- the nodI gene encoding nodulation factor ABC transporter ATP-binding protein NodI, producing the protein MNGQLANLKTTIADPHLDHIISSERQGGSKCKAVDSPSGALSPVAIDLAGVSKSYGGKVVVNDLSFTIAAGECFGLLGPNGAGKSTITRMILGMTSPSGGTITILGAQEPGQVRLARAKIGIVSQFDNLDLEFTVRENLLVYGRYFRMSTREIETVISSLLEFARLESKANTRVADLSGGMKRRLTLARALINDPQLLILDEPTTGLDPHARHLIWERLRSLLARGKTILLTTHIMEEAERLCDRLCVLEAGRKIAEGRPHALIEEQIGCPVIEIFGGDPQELSLLIRPNASRLEISGETLFCYTPDPEQVRAQLRGYSGLRLLERPPNLEDVFLRLTGREMEK